From one Gadus morhua chromosome 8, gadMor3.0, whole genome shotgun sequence genomic stretch:
- the LOC115549130 gene encoding alpha-(1,3)-fucosyltransferase 9, with protein sequence MMFLVQWTPYQRAGFCTVIVLCSLAVFFAYNSVNINSNYDIFKILRPPGISEEVNRNDSEVQVFEEQIRQEMRNLTAVPTNRTIILIWLWPFNYKFSPECIGSDLSGLHFTDNRSLYNQAHLVFFHHRDIRTDLSNMPKEPRPWFQKWVWMNKESPANCHRIPQATSLFNLTNNYRLDSTVPGRYGEIAQRKTPKDDFKLPAKDKLVCWIVSNWNQNYKRVHFYNELKKHIHIHTYGAAFGLKVSRDEGVQLITSCKFYLSFENSIFKDYITEKVYNPLSMGTVPVVLGPSRNNYEEHIPGSSFIHFEDFDTPKKLADRLHYLDRNQEEYMSYFLWRREFVAKHGGWGMDVCRTYKYMKNAPGFQTINDLNKWFWG encoded by the coding sequence ATGATGTTTCTGGTTCAGTGGACTCCCTATCAACGCGCCGGCTTCTGCACCGTCATTGTATTGTGTTCACTCGCTGTTTTCTTTGCGTACAACAGCGTCAACATCAACTCGAATTATGACATCTTCAAAATTCTTCGCCCTCCAGGCATCTCTGAAGAGGTCAACAGAAATGACTCAGAGGTCCAAGTTTTTGAGGAGCAAATAAGGCAGGAGATGAGGAATCTCACGGCGGTGCCCACTAATAGGACGATAATATTGATCTGGTTGTGGCCTTTCAATTACAAATTTAGCCCAGAATGCATTGGATCTGATTTGAGCGGACTACACTTTACCGACAACAGATCCCTGTATAACCAGGCTCACCTGGTCTTCTTCCATCACAGGGATATCCGGACTGATCTTTCCAACATGCCCAAGGAGCCACGACCATGGTTTCAGAAATGGGTGTGGATGAACAAAGAGTCCCCTGCTAATTGCCATCGAATACCTCAGGCCACTAGCCTGTTCAATTTAACAAACAACTACAGGCTGGATTCGACGGTGCCAGGACGATACGGAGAAATAGCTCAACGCAAAACCCCCAAGGATGATTTTAAATTACCAGCTAAGGACAAACTGGTATGTTGGATTGTTAGTAACTGGAACCAAAATTACAAAAGAGTCCATTTCTACAATGAACTGAAAAAGCATATCCATATTCATACTTATGGGGCCGCATTTGGATTGAAAGTTAGCAGAGATGAGGGAGTCCAGTTAATTACTAGCTGTAAGTTCTACCTGTCCTTTGAGAACTCCATCTTTAAAGACTACATCACAGAGAAGGTTTACAATCCCCTGTCAATGGGAACAGTGCCAGTTGTTCTAGGTCCTTCTAGAAATAATTATGAGGAGCACATTCCTGGTAGTTCATTCATCCACTTCGAGGACTTTGATACTCCAAAGAAGCTTGCTGACAGACTACACTACCTCGACCGGAATCAAGAAGAGTACATGAGTTACTTTCTCTGGAGACGGGAATTTGTGGCCAAACATGGAGGGTGGGGCATGGATGTTTGCCgtacatacaaatatatgaaaaacGCCCCTGGATTCCAAACAATTAACGATCTAAACAAATGGTTCTGGGGTTAA